GCCGCTCAGCAGCAGGGCGCCGGCCAGCACGGACAGCAAGGGTTTGATCGCAGACATGGGCATCTCTCCGTGACTCAGTACAGGTAGCCGGCGGACGCCTGGCTCGGCAGTTGGGTGTCGAGGGCGCGAATGCCGCGTCCGGGCGTCTGCAGGTCGCCGGGGCTGGTGGGCTCGACCACGTAGGCGGTGGCGATGATTACCAGTTCGGTGTCTTGCTGGTCGCTTGTCTCGGTTTCGAACAGACGGCCCAGGCCTGGGATGTTTTTCAGCCCCGGCACGCCGGTGACGCTCTGGTTGATGTTGCTGCGCAGCATGCCGGCCAGGGCGAAACTTTGGCCGCTGGCGAGTTCCACGGTGGTGTCGGCGCGACGCACCTTGAATGCCGGGATCACGTTGCCTTCCAGGGTCACGGCGCCTTCATCCGACAGGTCGCTGACTTCCGGGGCCACGTGCAGGCTGATGCGGTTGGGCGAGAGCAGGGTAGGGGTCATGCGCATGATCACGCCGTACTGTTTGTACTCGATGCTCACGTTGTTGTTGGTGATGATCACGATCGGCACTTCACCGCCAGCGGCAAAGCCTGCGGTCTCGCCCGACATGGCGGTGAGGTTGGGTTCGGCCAGCACCGTGGCCAGGCCGTCTTCGGACAGTGCAGTGAGCAGCCCGGCGACGCTGGTGGAGCCACGGGTATGGGAGCCGCCCGCGACCGCATTGGTGGCCGTGCGTAGCGGGGTGATGCCGTTGTTGGTGGCGGTAAACAGGCTGCTGGCGTTGCTGAAGAAGTAGTTGTTGTTCTTCAGCGTGGCTTCCCAGTTCATGCCCAGTTGGCTGCTGAGGCTGCGGGATACTTCGACGATCCGCACGCTGATATTGACCTGGGCCGACAGCTCGACCTTCAGTTGGTTGATCACCCGTGGCGGCGGTGCGTCACCGCCCGCGCCGCCACCACCACCGCCGCCGCCACCACCTTGGCCACCGTTCTTGTCGTCGCTGGAGCCCAGGTAGGCCTGCACGCTGCTGATCACTTGCTTGGCCTGCTGCGGGGTGCGCACTTGGCCGCGCACGATCAGGCCATTGCCCGACGAGGGGCCGAACTCGACGTGGGCGCCGGGGATCTCGTTATTGATCTGCTCGCTGAGGGCGGCGAGGTCATGGTGGGCCACCAGGCGAATGGCCGCGATCACATCGTCGTTATGGTCGAGGGCGTACAGCGTGGTGGTGCCGGCACCTTCAGCAAACAGGAACACGCTGCTGCTGGAGGGCATCTGGAAGCTGGCGATCTTGGGATCGGCCACCAGCACCTTGGCCGCCGCACGCGGCAGTTGCAGCAAGCGACCTTGCTTGACCAGCAACTGCACGTCTTCGGTTTCCTTGACCTCGGTGAGCTTGGCCGGCAGGCGTGGGCGCGGGGCCGGCGGGGTGTAGAAACCCTGCTCGGCGCGGTCGGCCAGGGCATCTTCGGGGGTGTCCGGATGTACCGGGCCGATGATCTGGTCTTCGGGGAAATCCTGGGCAGGTTCTTCGGCCAGGGCGATGATGGGCCAGGCCGAGCTGATGCTCAGGGCGCACGCCAGCGTCAACGCCGGAGTCTTCGAGGCGAACTTCATGGTGTCGGGTTCCGAATGGGCGGTTACGGCCAGCACCAGGGCTGGCTGGGAATAGGGGTGAAGGTCGGCTTAGTTGACTTTGACCATTTCGAATTTTTCGCCGCGGAACGCTTGGATCG
The genomic region above belongs to Pseudomonas sp. S35 and contains:
- a CDS encoding type II and III secretion system protein family protein; the encoded protein is MKFASKTPALTLACALSISSAWPIIALAEEPAQDFPEDQIIGPVHPDTPEDALADRAEQGFYTPPAPRPRLPAKLTEVKETEDVQLLVKQGRLLQLPRAAAKVLVADPKIASFQMPSSSSVFLFAEGAGTTTLYALDHNDDVIAAIRLVAHHDLAALSEQINNEIPGAHVEFGPSSGNGLIVRGQVRTPQQAKQVISSVQAYLGSSDDKNGGQGGGGGGGGGGAGGDAPPPRVINQLKVELSAQVNISVRIVEVSRSLSSQLGMNWEATLKNNNYFFSNASSLFTATNNGITPLRTATNAVAGGSHTRGSTSVAGLLTALSEDGLATVLAEPNLTAMSGETAGFAAGGEVPIVIITNNNVSIEYKQYGVIMRMTPTLLSPNRISLHVAPEVSDLSDEGAVTLEGNVIPAFKVRRADTTVELASGQSFALAGMLRSNINQSVTGVPGLKNIPGLGRLFETETSDQQDTELVIIATAYVVEPTSPGDLQTPGRGIRALDTQLPSQASAGYLY